The following are encoded together in the Balaenoptera acutorostrata chromosome 9, mBalAcu1.1, whole genome shotgun sequence genome:
- the RAG2 gene encoding V(D)J recombination-activating protein 2: MSLQMVTVGNNIALIQPGFSLMNFDGQVFFFGQKGWPKRSCPTGVFHFDVKHNHLKLKPAVFSKDSCYLPPLRYPATCTFKGNLESENHQYIIHGGKTPNNELSDKIYIMSVVCKNNKKVTFRCTEKDLVGDVPEGRYGHSIDVVYSRGKSVGVLFGGRSYIPSAQRTTEKWNSVADCLPHVFLVDFEFGCSTSYILPELQDGLSFHVSIARNDTVYILGGHSLANNIRPANLYRIRVDLPLGSPAVNCTVTPRGISVSSAILTQISNDEFVIIGGYQLENQKRMVCNIISFEDNKMEIREMETPDWTPDIKHSKIWFGSDMGNGTIFLGIPGDNKQVVSEAFYFYMLKCAEDDVNEDQKTVTNSQTSTEDPGDSTPFEDSEEFCFSAEANSFDGDDEFDTYNEDDEEDESETGYWITCCPTCDVDINTWVPFYSTELNKPAMIYCSHGDGHWVHAQCMDLAESTLIHLSEGSNKYYCNEHVEIARALQTPKRVLPLKKPPLKSLHKKGSGKIITPAKKSFLRRLFD, from the coding sequence ATGTCACTACAAATGGTAACAGTCGGTAATAACATAGCCTTAATTCAACCAGGCTTCTCATTAATGAATTTTGATGGGCAAGTTTTCTTCTTTGGCCAAAAAGGCTGGCCCAAAAGGTCTTGCCCCACTGGAGTTTTCCATTTTGATGTAAAGCATAACCATCTCAAACTGAAGCCTGCAGTTTTCTCTAAGGATTCCTGCTACCTTCCTCCTCTTCGTTATCCAGCCACTTGCACATTCAAAGGCAACTTAGAGTCTGAAAATCATCAGTACATCATCCATGGAGGGAAAACACCAAACAACGAGCTTTCAGATAAGATTTATATCATGTCTGTTGTTtgcaagaacaacaaaaaagttacTTTTCGCTGCACAGAGAAAGACTTGGTAGGAGATGTTCCTGAAGGCAGGTATGGTCATTCCATTGATGTAGTGTATAGTCGCGGAAAAAGTGTGGGTGTTCTCTTTGGAGGACGGTCATACATACCTTCTGCCCAAAGAACCACAGAAAAATGGAACAGTGTAGCTGACTGCCTGCCCCATGTTTTCTTGGTGGATTTTGAATTTGGGTGCTCTACGTCATACATTCTTCCAGAACTTCAGGATGGGCTATCTTTTCACGTCTCCATTGCCAGAAATGATACCGTTTATATTTTAGGAGGCCATTCACTTGCCAATAACATCCGCCCTGCCAATCTATACAGAATAAGGGTTGATCTCCCTCTGGGTAGCCCAGCTGTGAATTGCACAGTCACGCCAAGAGGAATCTCTGTCTCCAGTGCAATCCTGACTCAAATAAGCAATGATgaatttgttatcattggtggctATCAGCTTGAAAATCAAAAAAGAATGGTCTGCAACATCATCTCTTTCGAGGACAACAAGATGGAAATTCGTGAGATGGAAACCCCAGATTGGACCCCAGATATTAAGCACAGCAAGATATGGTTTGGAAGCGACATGGGAAATGGAACTATTTTCCTCGGCATACCAGGAGACAATAAACAGGTTGTTTCAGAAGCATTCTATTTCTATATGTTGAAATGTGCTGAAGACGATGTGAATGAAGATCAGAAAACAGTCACAAATAGTCAGACATCAACAGAAGACCCAGGGGACTCCACTCCCTTTGAAGACTCAGAAGAGTTTTGTTTCAGTGCAGAAGCAAATAGttttgatggtgatgatgaattTGACACCTATAATGAAGATGATGAAGAAGATGAGTCTGAAACAGGGTATTGGATTACATGCTGCCCTACTTGTGATGTGGATATCAACACTTGGGTACCATTTTATTCAACTGAGCTCAACAAACCTGCCATGATTTACTGCTCTCATGGAGATGGGCATTGGGTCCATGCCCAGTGTATGGATCTGGCAGAAAGCACACTCATCCATCTGTCAGAAGGAAGCAACAAATATTATTGCAATGAGCATGTGGAGATAGCAAGAGCACTGCAAACCCCCAAAAGAGTTCTACCCTTAAAAAAGCCTCCACTGAAATCCCTCCACAAAAAGGGTTCTGGGAAAATTATTACTCCTGCCAAGAAATCCTTTCTTAGAAGGTTGTTTGATTAG
- the RAG1 gene encoding V(D)J recombination-activating protein 1: MAVSLPPTLGLSSAPDEIQHPHIKFSEWKFKLFRVRSFEKAPENAQAEKQDSSKGKSSLEQSPAVLDKAGGQKAALTQPALKPHPKFLKKSHDDRKARDKAMHQANLRHLCRICGNPFKADGHNRRYPVHGPVDGKTQVLLRKKEKRATSWPDLIAKVFRIDVKADVDSIHPTEFCHNCWSFMHRKFSSAPCEAYSPRNATMEWSSHTTSCDICHTARQGLKRKGHQPSAQLSKKLRTVIDRAREVRRRKRRAQARISNKELMKKIANCSKIHLSTQLLAVDFPARFVKSISCQICEHILADPVETSCKHVFCRICILRCLKVMGSYCPSCRYPCFPTDLESPVKSFLSILNTLMVKCPAKECNEEVSLEKYNHHVSRHKESKETFVHINKGGRPRQHLLSLTRRAQKHRLRELKLQVKAFADKEEGGDVKSVCLTLFLLALRARNEHRQADELEAIMQGRGSGLQPAVCLAIRVNTFLSCSQYHKMYRTVKAITGRQIFQPLHALRTAEKALLPGYHPFEWQPPLKNVSSSTDVGIIDGLSGLSSSVDDYPVDTIAKRFRYDSALVSALMDMEEDILAGMRDQDLDDYLNGPFTVVVKESCDGMGDVGEKHGSGPAVPEKAVRFSFTIMKITIAHGSQNVKVFEEAKPNSELCCKPLCLMLADESDHETLTAILSPLIAEREAMKSSKLMLEMGGILRTFKFIFRGTGYDEKLVREVEGLEASGSVYICTLCDATRLEASQNLVFHSITRSHVDNLERYEVWRSNPYHETVEELRDRVKGVSAKPFIETVPSIDALHCDIGNAAEFYKIFQLEIGEVYKNPSASKEERKRWQAALDKHLRKKMNLKPIMRMNGNFARKLMTKETVEAVCELIPSKERHEALRELMDLYLKMKPVWRSSCPAKECPESLCQYSFNSQRFAELLSTKFKYRYEGKITNYFHKTLAHVPEIIERDGSIGAWASEGNESGNKLFRRFRKMNARQSKYYEMEDVLKHHWLYTSKYLQKFMNAHNALKTSGFTINSQGSLGDSLNLENSPEPQDSMEF, translated from the coding sequence ATGGCTGTCTCTTTGCCACCCACCCTGGGACTCAGTTCTGCCCCAGACGAAATCCAGCACCCACATATTAAATTTTCAGAATGGAAATTTAAGCTATTCAGGGTGAGATCCTTTGAAAAGGCGCCTGAAAATGCTCAAGCGGAAAAGCAAGATTCCTCCAAGGGGAAATCCTCTCTAGAGCAGTCTCCAGCAGTCCTGGACAAGGCTGGTGGTCAGAAAGCAGCTCTGACTCAACCGGCATTGAAGCCCCACCCAAAGTTTCTGAAGAAATCCCATGATGACAGGAAAGCAAGAGACAAAGCTATGCACCAAGCCAACCTGAGACATCTCTGCCGCATCTGCGGGAATCCTTTCAAAGCTGATGGGCACAATAGGAGATACCCAGTCCACGGGCCTGTGGATGGTAAAACCCAAGTCCTTTTacgaaagaaggaaaagagggccACGTCCTGGCCAGACCTCATTGCCAAGGTTTTCCGGATCGATGTGAAGGCCGACGTGGACTCGATTCATCCCACTGAGTTCTGCCATAACTGCTGGAGCTTCATGCACAGGAAGTTTAGCAGTGCCCCGTGTGAGGCTTACTCCCCAAGGAATGCAACCATGGAGTGGTCCTCCCACACAACATCCTGTGACATCTGCCACACTGCCCGTCAGGGACTCAAGAGGAAGGGTCATCAGCCAAGCGCGCAGCTCAGCAAAAAACTCAGAACTGTAATTGACCGAGCTCGAGAAGTCCGTCGGCGCAAGAGGAGAGCTCAGGCCAGGATCAGCAACAAGGAACTGATGAAGAAGATTGCCAACTGCAGTAAGATACATCTCAGTACCCAGCTCCTGGCAGTGGACTTCCCGGCGCGCTTTGTGAAATCTATCTCCTGCCAAATTTGTGAACACATTCTGGCGGACCCTGTAGAGACCAGCTGTAAGCATGTATTTTGCAGGATCTGCATTCTCAGATGCCTCAAAGTCATGGGAAGCTATTGTCCTTCTTGCCGGTACCCCTGCTTCCCTACTGACCTGGAGAGTCCAGTGAAGTCTTTTCTGAGCATCTTGAATACCCTGATGGTGAAATGTCCAGCCAAAGAGTGCAATGAGGAGGTCAGCTTGGAAAAATATAATCACCATGTCTCAAGACACAAGGAATCGAAAGAGACTTTCGTGCATATTAATAAAGGGGGCCGGCCCCGCCAGCATCTCCTGTCCCTGACCCGGAGGGCTCAGAAGCACCGTCTGAGGGAGCTCAAGCTGCAAGTCAAGGCTTTTGCTGACAAAGAAGAAGGTGGAGATGTGAAGTCAGTGTGCCTGACCTTGTTCCTGCTGGCTCTGAGGGCAAGGAACGAGCACAGACAAGCCGACGAGCTGGAGGCCATCATGCAGGGACGGGGCTCCGGCCTGCAGCCGGCTGTTTGCTTGGCCATCCGTGTCAACACCTTCCTCAGCTGCAGCCAGTACCACAAGATGTACAGGACTGTGAAGGCCATCACGGGGAGGCAGATTTTCCAGCCTTTGCATGCCCTTCGGACTGCTGAGAAGGCCCTTCTGCCGGGCTACCACCCCTTTGAGTGGCAGCCACCTCTGAAGAACGTGTCTTCCAGCACTGACGTGGGCATTATTGATGGGTTGTCCGGACTGTCCTCCTCTGTGGACGATTACCCGGTGGACACCATCGCCAAGCGCTTCCGCTATGATTCAGCTTTGGTGTCTGCTCTGATGGACATGGAAGAAGACATCCTGGCGGGCATGAGAGACCAAGACCTTGACGACTACCTGAATGGCCCCTTCACTGTAGTGGTGAAGGAGTCTTGTGATGGGATGGGAGACGTGGGCGAGAAGCACGGCAGTGGGCCAGCAGTTCCGGAAAAGGCAGTTCGGTTTTCCTTCACGATCATGAAAATCACCATCGCTCACGGGTCACAGAATGTGAAGGTGTTTGAGGAAGCCAAGCCTAACTCTGAACTGTGTTGCAAGCCCTTGTGCCTCATGCTGGCAGATGAGTCTGACCACGAGACCCTGACGGCCATCCTGAGCCCTCTCATTGCCGAGAGGGAGGCCATGAAGAGCAGCAAATTAATGCTTGAGATGGGAGGCATCCTCCGGACTTTCAAGTTCATCTTTAGGGGCACTGGGTATGATGAGAAACTTGTCCGGGAAGTGGAAGGCCTCGAGGCTTCGGGCTCAGTCTACATTTGTACCCTTTGTGATGCCACCCGCCTGGAAGCCTCTCAAAATCTTGTCTTCCACTCCATCACCAGAAGCCACGTTGATAATCTGGAGCGCTATGAGGTCTGGCGTTCCAACCCATACCACGAGACGGTGGAGGAACTGCGGGACCGGGTGAAGGGGGTCTCGGCCAAACCCTTCATTGAGACGGTCCCTTCCATAGATGCACTCCACTGCGACATCGGCAACGCAGCTGAGTTCTACAAGATTTTCCAGCTGGAGATAGGGGAGGTGTATAAGAACCCCAGTGCCTccaaagaggagaggaaaagatgGCAGGCTGCCTTGGACAAGCACCTCCGGAAGAAGATGAATCTGAAACCAATCATGAGGATGAATGGCAACTTTGCCAGGAAGCTCATGACCAAAGAGACGGTTGAAGCAGTTTGTGAATTAATTCCCTCCAAGGAGAGGCACGAAGCTCTGAGGGAACTAATGGACCTTTATTTGAAGATGAAACCCGTCTGGCGATCATCATGCCCTGCTAAGGAGTGTCCAGAATCCCTCTGCCAGTATAGTTTCAATTCACAGCGTTTTGCTGAGCTCCTCTCCACCAAGTTCAAGTATAGATACGAGGGCAAAATCACCAATTATTTTCACAAAACCCTGGCTCATGTCCCTGAAATTATTGAGAGGGATGGCTCCATTGGGGCCTGGGCAAGCGAGGGAAATGAGTCTGGCAACAAATTGTTCAGGCGCTTCCGGAAAATGAATGCCAGGCAGTCCAAGTACTACGAAATGGAAGATGTCTTGAAACATCACTGGTTGTATACCTCCAAATACCTGCAGAAGTTTATGAATGCTCATAATGCACTGAAGACTTCAGGGTTTACCATAAACTCACAGGGAAGCTTAGGGGACTCATTAAACCTAGAGAACTCTCCAGAACCTCAAGATTCAATGGAATTTTAA